ATGCGACCTCACGCTTGCCCTCCTTGCGCTCCTTCTGTTTAATGGGTCAGTAATCCGGGTTATGTGGTAGGTATTGGGTGTTGGGTTCGAGCTGTGGCAAACGTACAAGGGCCTTCATGGTGCCGTGGAGAGCGTGACGGTGGTTGCGGCGGAACTTGGGGTCGACACCGTTGAGGGAAGGGTAACGGTTGGTCTTGGGCTTCTTGATACTATTCGAGGAGTGTAATCAGCGATAAGGTTCTGGTTGAGCTCGTGTCATGGATGGTGGTTGAATGCAACAGTTCGAAGATATGGCCCGAGCGAATATTCAAGTCGTGGCCTCGAAAATGTCACAACGGATTAAACCATTCGCACACTAGCACTTCTTCCACCATATCCATTGAGCCTCTTAAAATATGTCGGACGAGTATAAGGGTAGGGTGATCGAGCAAGTTCACGGGTAGACGTACCCGTTACGGTGAGCCTTCTGGCTGCGGTGGTGCTGGGACGCGTTCTTGGACTCTGTGAGTAAAATTCATGTCAGCGCCATCGCTTTTTCCCCCCCACTTGCCAGCTTGCAGGGGAGCGAAGGTCATAGGATCGTGATAAAAACGTACTGGCCATCTTGTCGGATGTTGTCTCTGATTGACGGTATGATGGATGGAGAGGAGTGGGAATAGGGACGTCAGGCCTTAGAGGCTCGGCTAGGGCTCGTCCTGTTTGTGGGATCTCGCTTATCGGGCGGTGTACATACTAGAGCGTCAATAGATGGTTTGTTACTTGCAAGATTGTCTTAGAAAACGTGATAATATCTTAATGTGGTAGTTCATCTAAAATTTTTCGTTGGGCTGATCTAAATGATTTAAGATTTGATCCTTTCAGCTTGCTTTTACCAATTCTTCAGTCTGTGACTTTTTTCCCACTTGGTTCTGCCACTCACTTACACGTGACCTAGGCCCTTTAACACCACGTGATATATACACTTCCCCATGGGCAAGTAGCCTTAGACAATACTGCGGTCTACGGGGAAAAAGAAGGCTTGACTTTGGAAGTCAAAATTAAGGGAGTAAATCCAGTGTACAGTCACAATGCATTGTACCCAACTCTCAGCAAGACTTTCCAGAAAAACTTGTTCTCGGCGTCAAAATTTCGCCTTCGGGAATCGGACTTCTGGCAATATTTTGAATTCAAAAATAGAAAAACACCGAAGTGCATATGGAAATAATGAAACCTTTTGCTTTCTCCTTCTGTTCCCATAAATTTAGCATAGAATGACCGTAGTCCAACACAGCTCATGCTGGCCATAGTCCGGCCATTGAATTCCCGTGGCACGTGATCTGCCGCTAGGGAACAACCGGCATTCCGACTTTGACCTTTGCAACGCAACTTCAAGAGGGATAATCCAGCCTTTGCACGTCATCCAATACTGCAAAATGAGCTCCTTCCGCTTCACTCGCTCCGCCCTCCGGGCTCGCCCTTCTTTCCTCGGTGCTCCCGTCCAGCGCCGTGGTTACGCTGAGGCCGTCGCCGACAAGATCAAGCTGTCCCTGACCCTGCCTCACCAGGTGCGTGAACGAACTCCGGCCGGCATCCCAACGTCCTAGCCTAAGTACTAATTTGATAATTGCTTGATAGACCATCTACCGCTCGACTGGCGTGTATGTAATGCTTCGAACTGCGCCCGCTCCAACGGTTTCTGCGCTCTTTTCCTAATAACTGACCAACCTCCGATATCATAGTACCCAGGTCAACATTCCCGCCGCCTCCGGTGAGATGGGTGTCCTCGCCAACCACGTTCCTGCCATTGAGCAGCTCAAGCCCGGTCTCGTCGAGATCATTGAGGAGAGCGGTGCCACTAAGCAGTACTTCCGTACGTCCGAACCTCGCGCCCTAGGACATTGAGCAATCTCGCATCAATTGGAATCGATGAACTAACAACCTTGTCGCTGTATAGTGTCTGGTGGCTTCGCCGTTGTCCAGCCCGACTCCCAGCTCAGCATCAACGCTGTCGAGGGCTTTGCCCTTGAGGATTTCAGCGCCGATGTAGGTTATTGTTCTTTGCGACGTCACGACTCTAGCTAACTGGAAATTTCTTGCTAGGCCATCCGCGCCCAGATTGCCGAGGCCCAGAAGATTGCcagcggcagcggcagcgaGCAGGATATCGCCGAGGCCAAGATTGAGCTTGAGGTATGAATCCCGGGGAGTATTGGACTGGTTAAAAACTGACTTTTTCTACAACAGGTTCTCGAGACCCTCCAGGCTCATGTCAAATAGACTTGATGTACATAACCATTATCGCCCCAACCATGAACCTGTAGAATTATAGCAATTCTCACTTTTcttctaattttatttgtcTATTGCATCGTTTCTTCCATCTACATTTTGTGCGGTAGAGGTGGGAGCGCACCTTCCACGCTTGGAAGTTGAGCACATGACTTCCCCGTTTCATCTCCAACGCTTCCTCTCCAACGACCATCAACTTTATCTCCAGCTGAGCATGCAGACATGGTATTCGCCAAATCCCTCAAGTCAGACCCTCTTGGCATCGTGGATACTCGACTGACGATGACGGAGTCACATGCGGATTGCTTCTTTTCACCTCTCTTTGCGCCATTCACCGGGCTTGGCGGAACTGACGAAAGACAGCCCGGTGGCCAGACAGAAACAGAAGCAAGCCCAAAGCAGGCCCACCGAATCCTCGAATTTCGCGAGTCATTTCGTGGTTTCGGTTCCAGCCGAAAATGTCCTCGACTTGAGCTGGATGTCGCTGTGGATAAGTATCACACTCTTGACGGCCTCGCCGAGCCGTTGAATCCCCAAAACACACCAGCATCAAATAGCGAACAAGACAGCGCGGAGGAATCTATCGAACCCCTTCGTTGCTACAAACTGGAGAACTTGCAGACGAGTCCTGTACCTCAGATCGAGGACTTCAATTTCGATTGCTTCCAAGATTCGCCAGAGGCAAGCTCTGTCCATAAAGAGAATGGAAGCGAATCCCCCAAACCCTCAAAATTGCGACGCCTCTCCGTTGGTCGCCAACAGTGGATCAAACCCACTGTTGCTGCCCTGTCTTATCATCAGCCAGGCACAAATGCCGGCAACTTCAACAAACCTGGGAACTCAGATTCACCGCTGCGATGTGTTCGATTTTCTCCTCCTCCGGCCTCTCCGTCTCCACCTCCTCGTGTGATACGTCATCCGCTACCGTCGATTGAAAGAAGGCAGGACTATGTTGCCTTGTATCGACAGAAGAAACAATACCGGAAATGGAAGGTTGCTGGTTGCGCAAACTCTCGGAAAAGCTCAGCATGCAACGTTTCTGCCAGTAGAACGCAATCTCTGGCACCCCGCATCCCAAAGAACCATGATTTGTGTGGCTCGTCCTTTTCCAGCTTGCCTTATCGTGAAACACGTCAAACATCATTCCTCGCTCGTGTAGGCTTGAGTAGTGGTGCTCGAGAAGTGCGAGCCGATAATGTGGGCGAAACTCCTGATGCAGATGGCTCCAATATTGCGATTCACACTGAGCAGAATCTCCCTGCTTTTTTTGCTGTTTCATTTTCGCTTTACAAAAACCGACCTGCGCCTACTCCATCCACTGAGCAAGAACCAAAATACGCTTTCCGATTTCGAATCACTCGAACCGATCTCCCTCAACAACCCTCTCCACATTTCCCCACTGAATTCGAACACACCAGTTGCCACCCGACTATCGATGACTTGCTATTCCACACTTGCTTCATCATCCCCGCGCTAGTTGTACTGCTACCTCTCAGTGTCATCTTCGTTGCAACACACCCATTGGTCAACACCCGGCCCGGTGCTGCAATGCTCTACCTTGCCAGAGCTTTACTGTATCTACTGATGAACACCATCATTCGTGTGTTATCTAAATGCGGAGTGTCATGCGGCTGTCAGTGGAATCCGGACCCCGTCCATTCGAAGTGAGTAGCTACATCCTTAGGGTGGTGAACAAGATGGAGGTGACATACGGACGGGAGAACTCCGT
The nucleotide sequence above comes from Penicillium digitatum chromosome 1, complete sequence. Encoded proteins:
- a CDS encoding ATP synthase delta chain, mitochondrial, putative, translating into MSSFRFTRSALRARPSFLGAPVQRRGYAEAVADKIKLSLTLPHQTIYRSTGVTQVNIPAASGEMGVLANHVPAIEQLKPGLVEIIEESGATKQYFLSGGFAVVQPDSQLSINAVEGFALEDFSADAIRAQIAEAQKIASGSGSEQDIAEAKIELEVLETLQAHVK